The following are from one region of the Nocardioides marmotae genome:
- a CDS encoding transglycosylase domain-containing protein, which translates to MRNGKRRAAGPAVKKQPKRAPRTRKQKLWRAGRWLLALGLVGALLAGAAFTVLYRTVDIPDPNKDFETQTTFVYFDDGKTELGRFATQNRVSIDLDQVPQALKDAVVAAENESFWTDSGIDPVGIVRAAFNNARGGSRQGASTITQQYVKVLYLSQEQSYQRKIKEAILSLKVQRQQSKSRILEGYLNTIYFGRGAYGVEAAAQAYFQRPAKNLDLRQSAVLASVLNNPGRFDPANGKGAREDLLGRYQYTLNQMADLDMITEEQAEKAKRRLPKFPKEEAQSTYGDQKGHMLTMVRKELERLGFDGEEIQGGGLRVTTTFDPEAMAAAKKAVVEERPEGFQDKELHVGVASVEPGTGAVRGFYGGQDYLQSQINWAVAGGQAGSTLKPFALAAAIKQGFALKDTFDGNSPYVLPDGTEVTNQGDASYGSAIDMIYATQKSANSAFVDMTMAMDDGPEKIVEMMNDMGIPPAEAGRGGAGFPSTSPGLEPVATAALGSATVSPINMASGYATIANEGVYAEPFIIEKVVDRTGTTRYSHEEEGPEPRRVLDADIAADVSYALQQNVTGGSGTAALALGRPAAGKTGTATNGRDEVSSAWFAGYTPQMSTAVMYVRGKGNEQLLGWLPDYFGGAYPARTWTNAMQSLMEGLPVEEFPEPAYVDGDAPTDGHAPYVPPPSPTKKPQPSQQPQPSTEVETEEPTPTQEPTPTQEPSPSQQPSPSCDILGCDETSSPQPSPSPSAPAPSGSATPGSGPSRAPEQSGRE; encoded by the coding sequence GTGAGGAATGGCAAGCGCCGGGCCGCTGGCCCCGCGGTGAAGAAGCAGCCGAAGCGGGCTCCCCGCACCCGCAAGCAGAAGCTGTGGCGAGCAGGCCGGTGGCTCCTCGCCCTCGGCCTGGTCGGCGCGCTCCTCGCGGGCGCGGCGTTCACCGTGCTCTACCGGACCGTCGACATCCCGGACCCGAACAAGGACTTCGAGACCCAGACCACCTTCGTCTACTTCGACGACGGCAAGACCGAGCTGGGCCGGTTCGCCACCCAGAACCGGGTCTCGATCGACCTCGACCAGGTGCCCCAGGCGCTCAAGGACGCGGTGGTCGCCGCGGAGAACGAGTCGTTCTGGACCGACAGCGGCATCGATCCGGTCGGCATCGTCCGCGCGGCGTTCAACAACGCGCGGGGCGGTTCGCGCCAGGGCGCCTCGACGATCACCCAGCAGTACGTCAAGGTGCTCTACCTCTCCCAGGAGCAGAGCTACCAGCGCAAGATCAAGGAAGCGATCCTCTCGCTGAAGGTCCAGCGCCAGCAGAGCAAGTCCCGCATCCTCGAGGGCTACCTCAACACCATCTACTTCGGCCGCGGCGCGTACGGCGTCGAGGCCGCCGCCCAGGCCTACTTCCAGCGGCCGGCGAAGAACCTGGACCTGCGCCAGAGCGCCGTCCTGGCCAGCGTCCTGAACAACCCCGGGCGCTTCGACCCCGCCAACGGCAAGGGCGCCCGCGAGGACCTGCTCGGGCGCTACCAGTACACGCTGAACCAGATGGCCGACCTCGACATGATCACCGAGGAGCAGGCCGAGAAGGCCAAGCGCCGGCTCCCGAAGTTCCCGAAGGAGGAGGCGCAGAGCACCTACGGCGACCAGAAGGGCCACATGCTCACGATGGTCCGCAAGGAGCTCGAGCGCCTCGGCTTCGACGGCGAGGAGATCCAGGGCGGCGGGCTGCGGGTCACCACGACCTTCGACCCCGAGGCGATGGCCGCGGCCAAGAAGGCCGTGGTCGAGGAGCGGCCCGAGGGGTTCCAGGACAAGGAGCTGCACGTCGGCGTCGCGAGCGTCGAGCCCGGCACCGGCGCGGTGCGCGGCTTCTACGGCGGGCAGGACTACCTCCAGTCCCAGATCAACTGGGCCGTCGCCGGCGGCCAGGCCGGCTCCACGCTCAAGCCCTTCGCCCTCGCCGCCGCGATCAAGCAGGGCTTCGCCCTCAAGGACACCTTCGACGGCAACTCGCCCTACGTGCTGCCCGACGGCACCGAGGTCACCAACCAGGGCGACGCCAGCTACGGCTCGGCGATCGACATGATCTACGCGACCCAGAAGTCCGCGAACTCCGCCTTCGTCGACATGACGATGGCGATGGACGACGGCCCGGAGAAGATCGTGGAGATGATGAACGACATGGGCATCCCGCCGGCGGAGGCCGGTCGGGGCGGGGCGGGCTTCCCGAGCACCTCGCCGGGCCTGGAGCCGGTCGCCACGGCCGCGCTCGGCAGCGCGACGGTCAGCCCGATCAACATGGCCAGCGGCTACGCGACCATCGCCAACGAGGGCGTCTACGCCGAGCCGTTCATCATCGAGAAGGTCGTCGACCGCACCGGGACGACCCGCTACTCCCACGAGGAGGAGGGCCCCGAGCCGCGCCGCGTGCTCGACGCCGACATCGCCGCCGACGTCTCCTACGCCCTGCAGCAGAACGTGACCGGCGGCTCCGGCACCGCGGCCCTCGCGCTCGGCCGCCCTGCCGCCGGCAAGACCGGCACCGCGACCAACGGCCGCGACGAGGTGTCCTCGGCGTGGTTCGCCGGGTACACCCCGCAGATGTCGACCGCGGTGATGTACGTCCGGGGCAAGGGCAACGAGCAGCTGCTCGGCTGGCTCCCGGACTACTTCGGCGGCGCCTACCCCGCGCGGACGTGGACCAACGCGATGCAGTCGCTCATGGAGGGCCTGCCGGTCGAGGAGTTCCCCGAGCCGGCGTACGTCGACGGCGACGCGCCGACCGACGGCCACGCGCCGTACGTCCCCCCGCCGTCGCCGACCAAGAAGCCCCAGCCGTCGCAGCAGCCGCAGCCCAGCACCGAGGTCGAGACCGAGGAGCCGACCCCGACCCAGGAGCCGACCCCGACCCAGGAGCCGAGCCCGAGCCAGCAGCCCTCGCCGAGCTGCGACATCCTCGGCTGCGACGAGACCTCCTCCCCGCAGCCCAGCCCGTCGCCGTCGGCGCCGGCGCCGTCCGGCAGCGCCACCCCCGGCTCGGGTCCGTCCCGGGCGCCCGAGCAGTCCGGTCGGGAGTGA
- a CDS encoding PadR family transcriptional regulator: MARRSETIELAVLGLLHEGPMHGYELRKRLNLMLGWGRVLSYGSLYPTLKKMLRGNLIEESTSTAVTVSRRPRIVYQVTEAGTREFERLMSEVGPAAWEDDNFDIRFAFFGRTDMEIRLRVLEGRRIRLQERLDRVQRELSMTEKEVDRYAAELQRHGVESVEREVRWLSDLINAERNLGQHGGAPPPDATAAPQT, encoded by the coding sequence GTGGCACGTCGTAGCGAGACCATCGAGCTGGCAGTCCTCGGACTGCTGCACGAGGGACCCATGCACGGCTACGAGCTGCGCAAGCGGCTCAACCTCATGCTCGGGTGGGGTCGTGTGCTGTCGTACGGCTCGCTCTACCCGACGTTGAAGAAGATGCTGCGGGGCAACCTCATCGAGGAGTCCACCAGCACCGCGGTCACCGTCAGCCGCCGCCCTCGGATCGTCTACCAGGTCACCGAGGCCGGCACCCGCGAGTTCGAGCGCCTCATGTCCGAGGTCGGCCCGGCCGCGTGGGAGGACGACAACTTCGACATCCGGTTCGCGTTCTTCGGGCGCACCGACATGGAGATCCGGCTGCGCGTGCTCGAGGGCCGCCGCATCCGCCTCCAGGAGCGGCTCGACCGGGTGCAGCGCGAGCTGTCGATGACCGAGAAGGAGGTCGACCGCTACGCGGCCGAGCTCCAGCGGCACGGTGTGGAGTCCGTCGAGCGGGAGGTCCGGTGGCTCTCGGACCTGATCAACGCCGAGCGGAACCTCGGCCAGCACGGCGGGGCGCCGCCCCCCGACGCGACCGCAGCACCGCAGACCTAA
- a CDS encoding inositol-3-phosphate synthase has protein sequence MGSVRVAIVGVGNCATSLVQGVEYYKDADPSGAVPGLMHVAFGDYHVKDVEFVAAFDVDDKKVGKDLSEAINASENNTIKICDVPTLGVEVQRGPTLDGLGKYYRQTIEESAAEAVDVVQVLKDTQADVMVSYLPVGSEEADKFYAQCAIDAGVAFVNALPVFIASDPEWAKKFEDAGVPIVGDDIKSQVGATITHRVMAKLFEDRGVTLDRTYQLNVGGNMDFKNMLERERLESKKVSKTQAVTSNLTGSLADKVNDRNVHIGPSDYVAWLDDRKWAYVRLEGRAFGDVPLNLEYKLEVWDSPNSAGIIIDAIRAAKIAKDRGIGGPIISASSYLMKSPPVQLPDDEGRRRVEAFIAGEE, from the coding sequence ATGGGTTCGGTTCGAGTAGCAATCGTGGGAGTGGGCAACTGCGCCACGTCCCTGGTGCAGGGTGTCGAGTACTACAAGGACGCCGACCCCTCCGGCGCGGTCCCCGGCCTGATGCACGTCGCGTTCGGCGACTACCACGTCAAGGACGTCGAGTTCGTCGCCGCCTTCGACGTCGACGACAAGAAGGTCGGCAAGGACCTGTCCGAGGCGATCAACGCCTCGGAGAACAACACGATCAAGATCTGCGACGTGCCGACCCTCGGTGTCGAGGTCCAGCGCGGCCCGACCCTCGACGGCCTCGGCAAGTACTACCGCCAGACCATCGAGGAGTCCGCCGCCGAGGCCGTCGACGTCGTCCAGGTCCTCAAGGACACCCAGGCCGACGTGATGGTGTCCTACCTGCCCGTGGGCTCCGAGGAGGCCGACAAGTTCTACGCCCAGTGCGCGATCGACGCCGGCGTGGCCTTCGTCAACGCCCTCCCCGTCTTCATCGCCTCCGACCCCGAGTGGGCCAAGAAGTTCGAGGACGCCGGCGTCCCGATCGTCGGGGACGACATCAAGTCCCAGGTCGGCGCCACCATCACCCACCGCGTGATGGCGAAGCTCTTCGAGGACCGCGGCGTCACGCTGGACCGCACCTACCAGCTCAACGTCGGCGGCAACATGGACTTCAAGAACATGCTCGAGCGGGAGCGCCTGGAGTCCAAGAAGGTCTCCAAGACCCAGGCCGTCACCTCGAACCTCACCGGCTCGCTGGCCGACAAGGTCAACGACCGCAACGTCCACATCGGTCCCTCGGACTACGTCGCGTGGCTCGACGACCGCAAGTGGGCCTACGTCCGCCTCGAGGGTCGCGCGTTCGGCGACGTCCCGCTCAACCTGGAGTACAAGCTCGAGGTCTGGGACTCCCCGAACTCGGCCGGCATCATCATCGACGCGATCCGCGCCGCGAAGATCGCCAAGGACCGCGGCATCGGTGGCCCGATCATCTCGGCGTCGTCGTACCTGATGAAGTCCCCGCCGGTGCAGCTGCCCGACGACGAGGGTCGCCGCCGCGTCGAGGCCTTCATCGCCGGCGAGGAGTGA
- a CDS encoding SRPBCC family protein, whose translation MASTETTEDLEATIEIAAPPATVWSLVADPTRAREWSPQVLRTFVRGRPVQQGTTFLNLNHRGPLVWPTTAKVTTFDPHVRFAFRVTENRTTWSFTLAPTADGGTRLTNRRETAEGISGLSLVMTRVALGGVDTFTDELRAGMRETLAKIKAAAEASA comes from the coding sequence ATGGCCAGCACGGAGACCACCGAGGACCTCGAGGCGACCATCGAGATCGCCGCGCCGCCCGCCACCGTCTGGTCGTTGGTCGCCGACCCGACGCGCGCCCGCGAGTGGAGCCCGCAGGTGCTGCGGACCTTCGTGCGCGGCCGGCCGGTCCAGCAGGGCACGACGTTCCTCAACCTCAACCACCGCGGCCCGCTGGTGTGGCCGACGACGGCGAAGGTGACCACCTTCGACCCGCACGTGCGCTTCGCCTTCCGGGTCACCGAGAACCGCACGACCTGGTCCTTCACCCTCGCCCCGACCGCCGACGGCGGCACCCGGCTGACCAACCGCCGCGAGACGGCCGAGGGCATCTCGGGCCTCTCGCTGGTGATGACCCGCGTCGCCCTCGGCGGCGTCGACACCTTCACCGACGAGCTGCGCGCGGGCATGCGCGAGACGCTCGCGAAGATCAAGGCCGCCGCCGAGGCCTCCGCCTGA
- a CDS encoding CCA tRNA nucleotidyltransferase, translated as MAEELDRIAPVIDELGRRFADAGHELSLVGGPVRDAMLGRRHNDLDFTTSARPEQTERLLKGWADAIWDMGRAFGTIGCRRGPWQVEITTYRSEAYDPSSRKPDVDFGDSLDGDLGRRDFTVNAMAVRLPGRQVEDPYGGVVDLAHRVLRTPGRPEDSFSDDPLRMMRAARFAAQLGFTVDDGVREAMTAMADRISIISAERVRDELVKLVCAPYPRLGLTLLVETGLAALVLPELPALMLERDEHHRHKDVYEHTLTVLEQAIDLEDRLGGEPDFVSRFAALMHDVGKPRTRRFLDDGTVTFHHHDVVGAKITRKRMQALRFSNDEIEAVTSLVELHLRFHGYGSGEWTDSAVRRYVRDAGDQLERLHVLTRADCTTRNQRKAARLARTYDELEERIARLSEQEELASIRPDLDGNQIMGILGIGPGREIGEAYRHLLELRMDHGPLGEERAREELLAWWAARSA; from the coding sequence GTGGCCGAGGAGCTCGACCGCATCGCGCCGGTGATCGACGAGCTCGGCCGCCGCTTCGCCGACGCCGGTCACGAGCTGTCCCTCGTCGGGGGGCCGGTCCGCGACGCGATGCTCGGCCGGCGGCACAACGACCTGGACTTCACCACCTCCGCCCGCCCCGAGCAGACCGAGCGGCTGCTCAAGGGCTGGGCCGACGCGATCTGGGACATGGGCCGGGCCTTCGGCACGATCGGCTGCCGCCGCGGACCCTGGCAGGTCGAGATCACGACGTACCGCTCCGAGGCCTACGACCCCTCCTCCCGCAAGCCCGACGTCGACTTCGGCGACAGCCTCGACGGCGACCTCGGCCGCCGCGACTTCACGGTCAACGCGATGGCCGTCCGGTTGCCCGGGCGCCAGGTCGAGGACCCGTACGGCGGCGTGGTCGACCTCGCCCACCGGGTGCTGCGCACGCCGGGCCGGCCCGAGGACTCCTTCTCCGACGACCCGCTGCGGATGATGCGGGCCGCACGGTTCGCCGCGCAGCTGGGCTTCACCGTCGACGACGGCGTCCGCGAGGCGATGACCGCGATGGCCGACCGGATCTCGATCATCTCTGCCGAGCGGGTCCGCGACGAGCTGGTCAAGCTGGTCTGCGCGCCGTACCCGCGACTGGGGCTGACCCTGCTGGTGGAGACCGGGCTCGCGGCGCTGGTGCTGCCGGAGCTGCCCGCGCTGATGCTCGAGCGCGACGAGCACCACCGGCACAAGGACGTCTACGAGCACACCCTGACCGTCCTGGAGCAGGCGATCGACCTGGAGGACCGGCTCGGCGGCGAGCCGGACTTCGTCTCGCGCTTCGCCGCGCTCATGCACGACGTCGGCAAGCCGCGGACCCGCAGGTTCCTCGACGACGGCACGGTCACCTTCCACCACCACGACGTGGTCGGGGCGAAGATCACCCGCAAGCGGATGCAGGCGCTGCGCTTCTCCAACGACGAGATCGAGGCCGTCACCAGCCTCGTCGAGCTGCACCTGCGCTTCCACGGCTACGGCTCGGGTGAGTGGACCGACTCCGCGGTGCGCCGCTACGTGCGCGACGCCGGCGACCAGCTCGAGCGGCTCCACGTGCTGACCCGCGCCGACTGCACGACGCGCAACCAGCGCAAGGCCGCGCGTCTGGCGCGCACCTACGACGAGCTCGAGGAGCGGATCGCGCGGCTCTCGGAGCAGGAGGAGCTGGCCTCGATCCGGCCCGACCTCGACGGCAACCAGATCATGGGGATCCTCGGCATCGGCCCCGGGCGCGAGATCGGCGAGGCCTACCGGCACCTGCTGGAGCTGCGGATGGACCACGGCCCGCTCGGCGAGGAGCGCGCCCGCGAGGAGCTGCTCGCCTGGTGGGCGGCGCGCTCGGCCTGA
- a CDS encoding DUF6049 family protein, with product MLRPRSLRPALAAAVLTLAGAVTGLVVPPAPASPVVATRAPVAAVEADTAPLGVTIESLTPGAIPRRGPIRVAGSVINRSDETWSAIKLYPFLGSTPMTTAAELAAATEVPAEQEVGNRIVEVSDVVDELAPGEAAPFRLTLPASRITVDAAGVYWFGVHALGESAAGRVDGADGRARTFLPLVPRTTRGEIRTAIVVPLRRPIDHESDGSLADVTSWTRTLETGGTLRSLVDLGASAGDRPVSWLVDPALVDAVRRLADGNPPRSLGPTEPGDQGGPSEGPDASFSPEPDGDGGNEGDGGDGGDGDSGDSGDGENGENGGDRASRGHEPTADELLAAEAAATWLDRLSAAMSGDEVLALPYGDLDVAGALATDPGLLERTRDRSTEVTATWDVPTTPALGSPSGYLDPAAIRAVSPSDTLLVTDRMLGEDAPGVATVGGRRLVVTSSGAASGGPGPDDPLAAVALRQRVLAEAAVRLTSPGRKPLVVQLPAGWAPDSASGFFEGLDEGWVSLGTVAEAADRTGTPVDLADLDYPARQAERRLDPETFETATGLIGAGQVLQRVLRDNTEVAGEVSDEAFAAVSYSSRGRSTTTRLSLLASRRWIDGKLDSVTIEAPRGVALSSADGRFGATVVNELAEPIEVSIQAVTDDPAALSIEGPRTVEVGANQRVSVLLDASTREPGVHRVRLVLTDHTDDPEDTPTPLGSAEEVSIRSIQASAVIWVIMGAGALLLFSAIAVRLVRRVRRARREEATG from the coding sequence ATGCTTCGCCCCCGGTCGCTGCGGCCTGCTCTCGCGGCCGCGGTCCTCACGTTGGCCGGCGCGGTCACGGGCCTGGTGGTCCCGCCGGCCCCCGCCAGCCCGGTCGTGGCGACCCGTGCTCCGGTCGCCGCGGTCGAGGCCGACACCGCGCCGCTCGGCGTCACCATCGAGTCGTTGACGCCGGGCGCGATCCCCCGCCGCGGACCGATCCGGGTCGCCGGCTCCGTGATCAACCGCAGCGACGAGACCTGGTCGGCGATCAAGCTCTACCCCTTCCTCGGCTCGACGCCGATGACGACCGCCGCCGAGCTGGCCGCCGCGACCGAGGTGCCCGCCGAGCAGGAGGTCGGCAACCGGATCGTCGAGGTCTCCGACGTCGTCGACGAGCTGGCGCCCGGCGAGGCCGCGCCGTTCCGGCTGACCCTGCCGGCCTCGCGGATCACCGTGGACGCCGCCGGCGTCTACTGGTTCGGCGTCCACGCCCTCGGCGAGTCCGCCGCGGGCCGCGTCGACGGCGCGGACGGCCGGGCCCGCACGTTCCTCCCGCTGGTGCCGCGGACGACGCGCGGGGAGATCCGCACCGCGATCGTGGTCCCGCTGCGCCGCCCCATCGACCACGAGTCCGACGGCTCGCTGGCCGACGTCACCTCCTGGACCCGGACCCTCGAGACCGGCGGGACGCTGCGCTCGCTGGTCGACCTCGGCGCCTCCGCTGGCGACCGGCCCGTCTCCTGGCTGGTCGACCCCGCGCTCGTCGACGCCGTACGCCGCCTGGCGGACGGGAACCCGCCCCGCTCGCTCGGGCCGACCGAGCCCGGCGACCAGGGCGGGCCCTCGGAGGGGCCCGACGCGAGCTTCTCCCCCGAGCCCGACGGCGACGGCGGCAACGAAGGTGACGGCGGCGACGGCGGCGACGGCGACAGCGGCGACAGCGGCGACGGTGAGAACGGTGAGAACGGCGGCGACCGGGCGAGCCGCGGCCACGAGCCGACCGCCGACGAGCTCCTCGCCGCGGAGGCGGCGGCGACGTGGCTGGACCGGCTCAGCGCGGCCATGTCCGGCGACGAGGTGCTCGCCCTGCCCTACGGCGACCTCGACGTGGCCGGCGCCCTCGCCACCGACCCCGGGCTCCTCGAGCGGACCCGCGACCGCAGCACCGAGGTGACCGCCACCTGGGACGTCCCGACCACCCCCGCCCTCGGGTCGCCGAGCGGGTACCTCGACCCCGCCGCGATCCGTGCCGTCTCCCCCTCCGACACGCTCCTGGTCACCGACCGGATGCTCGGCGAGGACGCCCCCGGCGTGGCCACCGTGGGGGGCCGCCGGCTGGTCGTCACCTCCTCCGGCGCCGCCTCGGGCGGGCCCGGCCCCGACGACCCGCTCGCCGCGGTCGCGCTGCGCCAGCGGGTGCTCGCCGAGGCGGCCGTGCGACTCACCTCCCCGGGCCGCAAGCCGCTCGTCGTGCAGCTGCCCGCCGGCTGGGCGCCGGACTCCGCCAGCGGCTTCTTCGAGGGGCTCGACGAGGGCTGGGTCTCCCTCGGCACGGTCGCCGAGGCTGCGGACCGCACCGGCACGCCGGTCGACCTCGCCGACCTCGACTACCCCGCCCGGCAGGCCGAGCGCCGCCTCGACCCGGAGACCTTCGAGACCGCGACCGGGCTGATCGGTGCCGGTCAGGTGCTCCAGCGCGTGCTGCGCGACAACACCGAGGTCGCCGGCGAGGTCTCCGACGAGGCGTTCGCCGCGGTGTCGTACTCCTCCCGCGGCCGGTCGACCACCACGCGCCTCTCCCTCCTGGCCTCCCGGCGCTGGATCGACGGCAAGCTCGACAGCGTGACCATCGAGGCGCCGCGCGGCGTCGCGCTCTCCAGCGCCGACGGTCGCTTCGGCGCGACCGTGGTCAACGAGCTCGCCGAGCCCATCGAGGTCAGCATCCAGGCCGTCACCGACGACCCCGCCGCGCTCTCCATCGAGGGCCCCCGGACCGTCGAGGTCGGGGCGAACCAGCGGGTCTCGGTCCTGCTCGACGCCAGCACCCGCGAGCCGGGCGTCCACCGGGTCCGGCTCGTGCTCACCGACCACACCGACGACCCCGAGGACACCCCCACGCCGCTCGGCTCCGCCGAGGAGGTCTCGATCCGCTCGATCCAGGCCAGCGCCGTGATCTGGGTGATCATGGGCGCCGGCGCGCTGCTGCTGTTCAGCGCGATCGCCGTCCGACTCGTGCGCCGCGTGCGGCGCGCCCGCCGCGAGGAGGCCACCGGATGA
- the murJ gene encoding murein biosynthesis integral membrane protein MurJ: protein MTRTDRPQDRPQDPQDQQDQQPGRPQDPPRDEQRSILSSSAVMAAGTIVSRLSGYVRTLLLAAALGNLLHADVFNIANTIPNMLYILLAGGVFNAVLVPQLVRAASHDADRGEAYTNRVVTLAALFLGAVTVALVVAAPWVMNLYVDPGVPADARESVVDFARWCLPQVFFYGMFVLLGQILNSRGRFGPMMWAPIANNVISVAVLLLYLVLFGTASEAERSGGFTAEQELVLGLGSTLGIAAQLLVLLPYLRAAGFSYRPRFDFRGTGLGHTLRLGVWTVLFVIVNQIAYTVVVRLASGGTADGASDGTGYSVYSAAFLIIMVPHSVITVSLATAILPTLSRRAADQDLAGLARTLSSTLRTALVVVLPFAALLPVVAPELARVISLGAAAPTYANYIGTLAAFGPGLVLFTVHYLMLRGFYALEQTRTVFFIQCAVGVTNVLAALVLVHTTDAAATAPALAVAYAAAYLVGALLSYAVLRGRLGGLRTPVLVRFLVRAALAVAASTAAAWLTSGLLDVVGEESSYPVAVLRALVVVAVDIVVFVAAARALRLTEVTSVLETVTRRLPLPRGR, encoded by the coding sequence ATGACCCGCACCGACCGCCCCCAGGACCGCCCCCAGGACCCCCAGGACCAGCAGGACCAGCAGCCTGGCCGGCCGCAGGACCCGCCCCGGGACGAGCAGCGCTCGATCCTCTCCAGCAGCGCGGTGATGGCGGCCGGCACGATCGTCTCCCGCCTCAGCGGCTACGTCCGCACGCTGCTGCTCGCCGCGGCGCTCGGCAACCTGCTCCACGCCGACGTGTTCAACATCGCGAACACGATCCCCAACATGCTCTACATCCTGCTCGCGGGCGGGGTGTTCAACGCCGTGCTCGTGCCGCAGCTGGTGCGGGCCGCCTCCCACGACGCCGACCGCGGCGAGGCCTACACCAACCGCGTCGTCACCCTCGCCGCGCTCTTCCTCGGCGCCGTGACGGTCGCGCTGGTCGTGGCGGCGCCCTGGGTGATGAACCTGTACGTCGACCCCGGCGTGCCGGCCGACGCGCGCGAGTCGGTCGTCGACTTCGCCCGCTGGTGCCTGCCGCAGGTGTTCTTCTACGGGATGTTCGTGCTCCTCGGGCAGATCCTGAACTCCCGCGGGCGGTTCGGCCCGATGATGTGGGCGCCGATCGCGAACAACGTCATCTCGGTCGCGGTGCTGCTGCTCTACCTCGTGCTCTTCGGCACCGCCTCGGAGGCCGAGCGGTCCGGCGGGTTCACCGCCGAGCAGGAGCTCGTGCTCGGCCTCGGGTCGACCCTCGGCATCGCCGCCCAGCTGCTGGTGCTGCTCCCCTACCTGCGCGCCGCCGGGTTCAGCTACCGACCGCGCTTCGACTTCCGCGGCACCGGCCTGGGGCACACCCTCAGGCTCGGCGTGTGGACGGTGCTGTTCGTCATCGTCAACCAGATCGCCTACACCGTCGTGGTCCGCCTCGCCTCCGGCGGCACCGCGGACGGCGCCTCGGACGGCACCGGCTACTCGGTCTACTCCGCGGCGTTCCTCATCATCATGGTCCCGCACTCGGTGATCACGGTGTCCCTGGCGACCGCGATCCTGCCGACGCTCTCGCGCCGCGCCGCCGACCAGGACCTCGCCGGCCTGGCCCGGACGCTGTCCTCGACGCTGCGCACCGCGCTGGTGGTCGTGCTGCCGTTCGCGGCGCTGCTGCCGGTCGTCGCCCCCGAGCTCGCCCGGGTGATCTCGCTGGGCGCCGCGGCGCCGACCTACGCCAACTACATCGGCACGCTGGCTGCCTTCGGGCCCGGCCTGGTGCTCTTCACCGTCCACTACCTGATGCTCCGCGGCTTCTACGCCCTCGAGCAGACCCGCACCGTCTTCTTCATCCAGTGCGCGGTCGGGGTCACCAACGTGCTCGCCGCGCTCGTGCTGGTCCACACCACCGACGCCGCCGCCACCGCGCCCGCGCTGGCCGTCGCGTACGCCGCGGCGTACCTCGTCGGCGCGCTGCTGTCCTACGCCGTGCTCCGGGGCCGGCTGGGCGGCCTGCGCACGCCGGTGCTCGTCCGGTTCCTCGTGCGGGCTGCGCTCGCGGTGGCCGCCTCCACCGCCGCCGCCTGGCTCACCTCGGGCCTGCTCGACGTCGTCGGGGAGGAGTCGTCCTACCCGGTCGCCGTCCTGCGGGCCCTGGTCGTCGTCGCCGTCGACATCGTCGTGTTCGTCGCGGCGGCCCGCGCGCTGCGGCTGACCGAGGTCACCTCGGTGCTCGAGACGGTCACCCGACGCCTTCCGCTGCCCCGGGGTCGGTGA